One part of the Ursus arctos isolate Adak ecotype North America unplaced genomic scaffold, UrsArc2.0 scaffold_20, whole genome shotgun sequence genome encodes these proteins:
- the LOC113253631 gene encoding uncharacterized protein LOC113253631, which translates to MLSQDSRASRERTSLPGALCWGPCFYHSHRPISRMGLSLCAALGSRDWKMKRSVLASRSCSLAGPSIRTARSSEGRAWGPRLLPFSSLYSQGTPHTSRSPPLARYVSPVTSQIVVLIRSVVFERQTRPAPGRRAGERFPPRSAGTASLCRPARPAPGRRAGTRPPRGAALPGAWGEALAFPKEGRERALWAGSWSALPLPAGNPDFPTAGGATRFCSLRNRSGGRARRMRGEGRVRSGLRGSGLPRPGRRVRRWWGRGQPQEHGAARVRLSSVSWQHVGDPAPLDESHRKLKARAPYRASASCLHFTDEETDPKKRWEVTKAAFLNSGTWDQIQLLLAWFRYSFSEHLSSSWMRCTKCRKVQEGAIDLRQ; encoded by the exons ATGCTTTCGCAGGACTCCCGCGCCAGCCGGGAGCGCACCTCGCTACCAGGTGCCCTCTGCTGGGGCCCTTGCTTCTACCACAGCCACCGACCCATCTCACGAATGGGGCTTTCTCTCTGCGCTGCACTAGGCAGCAGGGACTGGAAGATGAAGAGAAGTGTCCTGGCCTCCAGGAGTTGCAGCCTCGCAGGCCCGTCCATTAGGACGGCACG CAGCAGCGAGGGGCGGGCCTGGGGGCCCCGCCTGCTCCCCTTCAGCAGCCTGTACTCTCAGGGGACGCCTCACACCTCCCGTTCCCCACCCCTCGCCAGATACGTGTCTCCAGTGACCTCACAAATTGTCGTTTTGATCAGGAGTGTGGTTTTCGAGAGGCAAACCCGGCCCGCCCCAGGCCGCCGGGCGGGAGAGCGCTTCCCCCCGCGCTCGGCCGGGACCGCCTCTCTGTGCCGCCCGGCACGTCCCGCGCCAGGACGCCGGGCCGGAACACGCCCTCCGCGGGGAGCCGctctcccaggggcctggggagagGCTCTGGCCTTTCCTAAGGAGGGCCGGGAGCGGGCCCTGTGGGCTGGTTCCTGGTCGGCGCTCCCCCTCCCGGCGGGGAACCCCGATTTCCCCACTGCCGGGGGAGCGACGCGCTTCTGCTCCCTGCGTAACCGCTCCGGCGGCCGGGCCCGGCGCATGCGTGGAGAGGGCCGCGTCCGCTCTGGGCTCCGGGGCTCCGGGCTCCCGCGGCCGGGGCGGCGCGTGCGTCGGTGGTGGGGCCGGGGGCAGCCCCAGGAGCATGGAGCTGCTAGAGTGCGGCTCTCCTCCGTTTCCTGGCAGCACGTCGGGGACCCCGCACCGTTGGATGAGAGCCACAGAAAGCTAAAGGCACGGGCTCCTTACAGGGCGTCTGCTTCatgcctccattttacagatgaggaaactgacccGAAGAAGCGGTGGGAAGTGACCAAAGCTGCATTTCTGAATTCTGGCACCTGGGACCAGATCCAGCTCTTACTGGCATGGTTTAGGTACTCCTTCAGTGAGCATTTATCAAGCTCCTGGATGCGGTGTACTAAAT GCAGGAAGGTACAAGAAGGAGCAATCGATTTACGTCAATGA